The sequence below is a genomic window from Oncorhynchus nerka isolate Pitt River linkage group LG7, Oner_Uvic_2.0, whole genome shotgun sequence.
ctccagaacctattatgacaaccactgcagctcctgctacaacaactacaacttcagctcctacgacaaccacaacaacagcacctccaacaactgtagctcccacgataactgcagctcctacaacagctttagcatctacgacaaccactgcagccctaacaacaacaactgctgcAACTATGACCACTACagctccagaacctattacgacaaccactgcagctcctgctacaacaactacaacttcagctcctacgacaaccacaacaacagcacctccaacaactcccacaacaactgcagctcctacaacagctttagcatctacgacaaccactgcagccctaactacaacaactgcagctcctgctacaacaactacaacttcagctcctacgacaaccacaacaacagcacctccaacaactcccacaacaactgcagctcctacaacagctttagcatctacgacaaccactgcagccttaactacaacaactgctgctcctacgaccactgtaactccacaacctactacgacaaccagtgcagctcctactacaacaactgcttttctaacgaccacagtgactgcagcaccttctacaataactacaacttcagctcctacgacaaccataaCAACAGCACCTACTACAACACCTGTAGTTCCTACAACCACTCCACCTGCTGTACTTACTACAACaatcacaactacagctcctgataCAACAACTTTAACTTCTacgtcaaccacagcagctgcctctgcgacaaccactgcagctctatctacaacaactgctgctccaacgaccactacaactccagaacctattacgacaaccactgcagctcctggtacaacaactacaacttcagctcctacgacaaccacaacaacagcacctccaacaactgtagctcccacgataactgcagctcctacaacagctttagcatctacgacaaccactgcagccctaacaacaacaactgctgctcctatgaccactacagctccagaacctattacaacaaccactgcagctcctgctacaacaagtacaacttcagctcctacgacaaccacaacaacagcacctccaacaactcccacaacaactgcagctcctacaacagctttagcatctacgacaaccactgcagccttaactacaacaactgctgctcctacgaccactgtaactccacaacctactacgacaaccagtgcagctcctactacaacaactgcttttctaacgaccacagtgactgcagcaccttctacaataactacaacttcagctcctacgacaaccataaCAACAGCACCTACTACAACACCTGTAGTTCCTACAACCACTCCACCTGCTGTACTTACTACAACaatcacaactacagctcctgataCAACAACTTTAACTTCTacgtcaaccacagcagctgcctctgacaaccactgcagctctatctacaacaactgctgctccaacgaccactacaactccagaacctattacgacaaccactgcagctcctggtacaacaactacaacttcagctcctacgacaaccacaacaacagcacctccaacaactgtagctcccacgataactgcagctcctacaacagctttagcatctacgacaaccactgcagccctaacaacaacaactgctgctcctatgACCACTACAGGTCCAGAACCTATTacaacaaccactgcagctcctgctacaacaagtacaacttcagctcctacgacaaccacaacaacagcacctccaacaacagccttagcatctacgacaaccactgcagccctaactacaacaactgctgctcctacgaccactgcaactccacaacctactacaacaactacaacttcagctcctacgacaaccacaacaacaggacctactacaacaactacaacttcagctcctacgacaaccacaacaacaggacCTACTACAACACCTGTAGTTCCTACAACCACTCCACCTGCTGTACTTACTACAACAATCACAACTACAGCCTCTGATACAACAACTTTACCTTCTACGTTaaccacagcagctgcctcttcgacaaccactgcagctctaactacaacaactgctgctccaacgaccactacaactccagaacctattacgacaaccactgcagctcctgctacaacaactacaacttcagctcctacgacaaccacaacaacagcacctccaacaactgtagctcccacgataactgcagctcctacaacagctttagcatctacgacaaccactgcatccctaactacaacaactgctgctcctacgaccactgcaactccacaacctactacaacaactacaacttcagctcctacgacaaccacaacaacagcacgtACTACAACACCTGTAGTTCCTACAACCACTCCACCTGCTGTACTTACTACAACaatcacaactacagctcctgataCAACAACTTTAACTTCTacgtcaaccacagcagctgcctctGCAACAAACACTGCAGctctaactacaacaactgctgctccaacgaccactacaactccagaacctattacgacaaccactgcagctcctgctacaacaactacaacttcagctcctacgacaaccacaacaacagcacctccaacaactcccacaacaactgcagctcctacaacagctttagcatctacgacaaccactgcagccctaactacaacaactgcagctcctgctacaacaactacaacttcagctcctacgacaaccacaacaacagcacctccaacaactcccacaacaaatgcagctcctacaacagctttagcatctacgacaaccactgcagccttaactacaacaactgctgctcctacgaccactgtaactccacaacctactacaacaactacaacttcagctcctacgacaaccacaacaacagtacCTACatcaactgtagctcccacgacaactgcagctcctacaacagctttagcatctacgacaaccactgcagccctaactacaacaactgctgctcctacgaccactgtaactccacaacctactacaacaactacaacttcagctcctacgacaaccacaacaacagcacctactACAACACCTGTAGTTCCTACAACCACTCCACCTGCTGTACTTACTACAACaatcacaactacagctcctgataCAACAACATTAACTTCTacgtcaaccacagcagctgcctctgcgacaaccactgcagctctaactacaacaactgctgctccaacgaccactacaactccagaacctattacgacaaccactgcagctcctgctacaacaactacaacttcagctcctacgacaaccacaacaacagcacctccaacaactgtagctcccacgataactgcagctcctacaacagctttagcatctacgacaaccactgtagccctaactacaacaactgcagctcctgctacaacaactacaacttcagctcctacgacaaccacaacaacagcacctacatcaactgtagctcccacgacaactgcagctcctacaacagctttagcatctacgacaaccaccGCAGCCTTAACTACATtaactgctgctcctacgaccactgcaactccacaacctactacaacaactacaacttcagctcctacgacaaccacaacaacagcacctactACAACACCTGTAGTTCCTACAACCACTCCACCTGCTGTACTTACTACAACAATCACAACTACATCTCCTGATACAACAACTTTAACTTCTacgtcaaccacagcagctgcctctgcgacaaccactgcagctctaactacaacaactgctgctccaacgaccactacaactctagaacctattacgacaaccactgcagctcctgctacaacaactacaacttcagctcctacgccaaccacaacaacagcacctccaacaactcccacaacaactgcagctcctacaacagctttagcatctacacaccactgcagccctaactacaacaactgcagctcctgctacaacaactacaacttcagctcctacgacaaccacaacaacagcacctccaacaactcccacaacaactgcagctcctacaacagctttagcatctacgacaaccactgcagccctaacaacaacaactgctgctcctatgaccactacagctccagaacctattacgacaaccactgcagctcctgctacaacaactacaacttcagctcctacgacaaccacaacaacagcacctccaacaactcccacaacaactgcagctcctacaacagctttagcatctacgacaaccactgcagccctaactacaacaactgcagctcctgctacaacaactacaacttcagctcctacgacaaccacaacaacagcacctccaacaactcccacaacaaatgcagctcctacaacagctttagcatctacgacaaccaccGCAGCCTTAACTACATtaactgctgctcctacgaccactgtaactccacaacctactacaacaactacaacttcagctcctacgacaaccacaacaacagcacctactACAACACCTGTAGTTCCTACAACCACTCCACCTACTGTACTTACTACAACaatcacaactacagctcctgataCAACAACATTAACTTCTACGTCAACCACAGCAGCTCCCTctgcgacaaccactgcagctctaactacaacaactgctgctccaacgaccactacaactccagaacctattacgacaaccactgcagctcctgctacaacaactacaacttcagctcctacgacaaccacaacaacagcacctccaacaactgtagctcccacgataactgcagctcctacaacagctttagcatctacgacaaccactgcagccctaacaacaacaactgctgctcctatgaccactacagctccagaacctattacgacaaccactgcagctcctgctacaacaactacaacttcagctcctacgacaaccacaacaacagcacctccaacaactcccacaacaactgcagctcctacaacagctttagcatctacgacaaccactgcagccctaacaacaacaactgctgctcctatgaccactacagctccagaacctattacgacaaccactgcagctcctgctacaacaactacaacttcagctcctacgacaaccacaacaacagcacctccaacaactcccacaacaactgcagctcctacaacagctttagcatctacgacaaccactgcagccctaactacaacaactgcagctcctgctacaacaactacaacttcagctcctacgacaaccacaacaacagcacctccaacaactcccacaacaactgcagctcctacaacagctttagcatctacgacaaccaccGCAGCCTTAACTACATtaactgctgctcctacgaccactgtaactccacaacctactacaacaactacaacttcagctcctacgacaaccacaacaacagcacctactACAACACCTGTAGTTCCTACAACCACTCCACCTGCTGTACTTACTACAACaatcacaactacagctcctgataCAACAACATTAACTTCTACGTCAACCACAGCAGCTCCCTctgcgacaaccactgcagctctaactacaacaactgctgctccaacgaccactacaactccagaacctattacgacaaccactgcagctcctgctacaacaactacaacttcagctcctacgacaaccacaacaacagcacctccaacaactgtagctcccacgataactgcagctcctacaacagctttagcatctacgacaaccactgcagccctaacaacaacaactgctgctcctatgaccactacagctccagaacctattacgacaaccactgcagctcctgctacaacaactacaacttcagctcctacgacaaccacaacaacagcacctccaacaactcccacaacaactgcagctcctacaacagctttagcatctacgacaaccactgcagccctaactacaacaactgcagctcctgctacaacaactacaacttcagctcctacgacaaccacaacaacagcacctccaacaactcccacaacaactgcagctcctacaaaaGCTTTAGCATCTACGATAACCACTGCAGCCTTAACTACAACAACTGATGCTCCTACGACcactgtaactccacaacctactacgacaaccagtgatgctcctactacaacaactgctgttctaacgaccacagtgactgcagcaccttctacaataactacaacttcagctccaatgacaaccacaacaacagcacctacatcaactgtagctcccacgacaactgcagctcctacaacagctttagcatctacgacaaccactgtagccctaactacaacaactacagctcctgataCAACAACTTTAACTTCTacgtcaaccacagcagctgcctctgcgacaaccactgcagctctaactacaacaactgctgctccaacgaccactacaactccagaacctattacgacaaccactgcagctcctgctacaactacaacttcagctcctacgacaaccacaacaacagcacctccaacaactgtagctcccacgataactgcagctcctacaacagctttagcatctacgacaaccactgtAGCCCTAACTACAACAGCACCTACatcaactgtagctcccacaacaactgcagctcctacaacagctttagcatctacgacaaccactgcagccctaactacaacaactgctgctcctacgaccactgtaaatccacaacctactacgacaaccagtgcagctcctactacaacaactgctgttctaacgaccacagtgactgcagcaccttctacaataactacaacttcagctccaatgacaaccacaacaacagcacctacatcaactgtagctcccacgacaactgcagctcctacaacagctttagcatctacgacaaccactgtagccctaactacaacaactacagctcctgataCAACAACTTTAACTTCTacgtcaaccacagcagctgcctctgcgacaaccactgcagctctaactacaacaactgctgctccaacgaccactacaactccagaacctattacgacaaccactgcagctcctgctacaacaactacaacttcagctcctacgacaaccacaacaacagcacctccaacaactgtagctcccacgataactgcagctcctacaacagctttagcatctacgacaaccactgcagccctaactacaacaactgctgctcctacgaccactgtaactccacaacctactacaacaactacaacttcagctcctacgacaaccacaacaacagcacctactACAACACCTGTAGTTCCTACAACCACTCCACCTGCTGTACTTACTACAACaatcacaactacagctcctgataCAACAACATTAACTTCCaaccacagcagctgcctctgcgacaaccactgcagctctaactacaacaactgctgctccaacgaccactacaactccagaacctattacgacaaccactgcagctcctgctacaacaactacaacttcagctcctacgacaaccacaacaacagcacctccaacaactcccacaacaactgcagctcctacaacagctttagcatctacgacaaccactgcagccttaactacaacaactgctgctcctacgaccactgcaactccacaacctactacaacaactacaacttcagctcctacgacaaccacaacaacagcacctactACAACACCTGTAGTTCCTACAACCACTCCACCTGCTGTACTTACTACAACaatcacaactacagctcctgataCAACAACTTTAACTTCTacgtcaaccacagcagctgcctctgcg
It includes:
- the LOC135572629 gene encoding mucin-5AC-like, giving the protein MYLLQQSHLHSYNSFSIYDNHCSPNNNNCCSYDHYSSSTYYDNHCSSCYNNYNFSSYDNHNNSTSNNSHNNCSSYNSFSIYDNHCSPNNINCCSYDHYSSRTYYDNHCSSCYNNYNFSSYDNHNNTAASATTTAALSTTTAAPTTTTTPEPITTTTAAPGTTTTTSAPTTTTTTAPTTSTTSAPTTTTTTAPPTTPTTTAAPTTALASTTTTAALTTTTAAPTTTVTPQPTTTTSAAPTTTTAFLTTTVTAAPSTITTTSAPTTTITTAPTTTPLPLTTTAALSTTTAAPTTTTTPEPITTTTAAPGTTTTTSAPTTTTTTAPPTTVAPTITAAPTTALASTTTTAALTTTTAAPMTTTGPEPITTTTAAPATTSTTSAPTTTTTTAPPTTALASTTTTAALTTTTAAPTTTATPQPTTTTTTSAPTTTTTTGPTTTTTTSAPTTTTTTGPTTTPTTTATPQPTTTTTTSAPTTTTTTAPLTTTTAAPTTTTTPEPITTTTAAPATTTTTSAPTTTTTTAPPTTPTTTAAPTTALASTTTTAALTTTTAAPATTTTTSAPTTTTTTAPPTTPTTNAAPTTALASTTTTAALTTTTAAPTTTVTPQPTTTTTTSAPTTTTTTVPTSTVAPTTTAAPTTALASTTTTAALTTTTAAPTTTVTPQPTTTTTTSAPTTTTTTAPTTTPVVPTTATTTAALTTTTAAPTTTTTPEPITTTTAAPATTTTTSAPTTTTTTTSPDTTTLTSTSTTAAASATTTAALTTTTAAPTTTTTLEPITTTTAAPATTTTTSAPTPTTTTAPPTTPTTTAAPTTALATTTSAPTTTTTTAPPTTPTTTAAPTTALASTTTTAALTTTTAAPMTTTAPEPITTTTAAPATTTTTSAPTTT
- the LOC135572630 gene encoding mucin-2-like, with the translated sequence TTSAPTTTTTTAPPTTPTTTAAPTTALASTTTTAALTTLTAAPTTTVTPQPTTTTTTSAPTTTTTTAPTTTPVVPTTTPPAVLTTTITTTAPDTTTLTSTSTTAAPSATTTAALTTTTAAPTTTTTPEPITTTTAAPATTTTTSAPTTTTTTAPPTTVAPTITAAPTTALASTTTTAALTTTTAAPMTTTAPEPITTTTAAPATTTTTSAPTTTTTTAPPTTPTTTAAPTTALASTTTTAALTTTTAAPATTTTTSAPTTTTTTAPPTTPTTTAAPTKALASTITTAALTTTTDAPTTTVTPQPTTTTTAASATTTAALTTTTAAPTTTTTPEPITTTTAAPATTTTSAPTTTTTTAPPTTVAPTITAAPTTALASTTTTVALTTTAPTSTVAPTTTAAPTTALASTTTTAALTTTTAAPTTTVNPQPTTTTSAAPTTTTAVLTTTVTAAPSTITTTSAPMTTTTTAPTSTVAPTTTAAPTTALASTTTTVALTTTTTAPDTTTLTSTSTTAAASATTTAALTTTTAAPTTTTTPEPITTTTAAPATTTTTSAPTTTTTTAPPTTVAPTITAAPTTALASTTTTAALTTTTAAPTTTVTPQPTTTTTTSAPTTTTTAASATTTAALTTTTAAPTTTTTPEPITTTTAAPATTTTTSAPTTTTTTAPPTTPTTTAAPTTALASTTTTAALTTTTAAPTTTATPQPTTTTTTSAPTTTTTTAPTTTPVVPTTTPPAVLTTTITTTAPDTTTLTSTSTTAAASATTTAALTTTTAAPTTTTTPEPITTTTAAPATTTTTSAPTTT